CTGTTGCAGCAGATAGACCACTTCCTACAGGTAACATCCATAGACACAGAGCTGTTGCAGCAGATAGACCACTTCCTACAGGTAACATCCATAGACACAGAGCTGTTGCAGCAGATATATCACTTCCTTCAGGTAACATCCATAGACACAGAGGTGTTGCAGCAGATAGATCACTTCCTACAGGTAACATCCATAGACACAGAGCTGTTGCAGCAGATAGATCACTTCCTACAGGTAACATCCATAGACACAGAGCTGTTGCAGCAGATAGACCACTTCCCACAGGTAACATCCATAGACACAGAGGTGTTGCAGCAGATAGACCACTTCCCACAGGTAACATCCATAGACACAGAGCTGTTGCAGCAGATAGACCACTTCCCACAGGTAACATCCATAGACACAGAGCTGTTGCAGCAGATAGACCACTTCCTTCAGGTAACATCCATAGACACAGAGCTGCTGCAGCAGATAGACCACTTCCTATAGGTAACATACATAGACATGGAGCTGTTGCAGCAGATAGACCACTTCCCACAGGTAACATCCATAGACACAGAGCTGCTGCAGCAGATAGACCACTTCCCACAGGTAACATACATAGACACAGAGGTGTTGCAGCAGATAGACCACTTCCTATAGGTAACATCCATAGACATGGAGCAGAgatctcatgtgtgtgtgtgtggggggggtgacagtgcaaggtgatgagcttgatgctcatTTCCAATAAATATTAAGGGGTCTTATTCTTATTTGTttgacaaacaaaaacaaaatcaatattgctcttttgtccataataatctcatcgtGTAGGCTATACCCGCGCTATATCGACTGGCTGTTGTGTAGAGCGCACGTCGGCAAACTCCCtataaaacacaacaacaaaaatgttagaaaacgagttgattttttttctctcctttatttaaccaggtaggcaagttgagaacaagttctaatatacaactgcgacctggccaaaataaagcaaagcagttcgacacatacaacaacacagttacacgtggagtaaaacaaacatacagtcaataatacagtagaaaaatgagtatatatacaatgtgaaCAAATGACGTGAGATAAGTAAGGTAAATGCAATAAAAAGGCCCCGGTAAATGGGATGGAAACTCGTGTAACTGCAAAAATGTgtatgtgcactacatcatcacgCATATACTTTTATTCCAAACAAAATATACTTGATGGAAACACAATTGTGGTAGGAATATAGCATTTTGTTTGTATGCGCATTTTGGCATATTCGCGTGACAAGacgtcaccaattggatggaaatgTAGCTCGTGACACGCGCTGCATGTTGCTTGGTAACCAAATGGCGTTTGCTCAAACAGCTGAAATCCCGAACATACAAACCCTGCGTTTAGGGCATGTTTTGCAAATATATGTAACGAAAACACATGATGACATGGATTAACTAACTTGTTATCTATATCTTTCAAAGGTTCAAGCTTTATGTTTTGAACAGACACATTTAGGGTAAGTTCTGTGCGCAATTGGGAATAGGTGGTTGGATCATCATAGTGCGACGAATGTAGACGGTTCCGTTTTCTGACGCAGATGCTGGGCGAGtcacttgtctgtctgtcttttgccAGTGTGTATTCGACGCGTTCCTGTGTCCTGTTTTGCTGCATTGGTTCTCTGTCCATTGTGGCCGTTGCATAACAGCAGTTCTTTAAAATGCACTTTGTAATTACCCATTTCGGTCACAGGCACAGGTCCAGTTCATAAGCATGGAGAAGAACAATTACGCAATAGAAAGGTTAGTAGAAGTTATTCCTACTCAACATTAAATGGATACGCCTCCACCACCTAACACCTAAAGTTACCATGCCTCAGTATTTTAGAGCAGGTATAAGATGATGTGCCACAACTCAAGCAGTAAAAGTGAAGGTTCTTAGTACCAGTCACACCACCCCACTTCAAACACAGATCTCAGCCCACCATAGTTACCCCTTTAATCCCCTCCCAGTGCCCCTTCGTCCCCCCCAGTGGAGGAGATGATGGAGCAGGACGGCAGGCAGCAGAGAGTCTACCACAGGGCTGCCAGGATGATACAgaggacatggaggagacatgTGGTGGGTGgaaccacaatacaacacacactaacacgcaCAGACCGTGTAACCTCTCTATATCCTATGTGTAGGATACACGCGTGTTCCAGTACTTCAAGAACCTTGTGAGGTTCCGTAACCAGGGAGACCCTCGACTCCTGCTAAAAAATGTCAACCCCAGAGAGGTACAGACACcagatagatatacacacacatgcagacagacacacacagacagacagacacacacagacagacagacacacacagacagacagacacagacagacagacacacacagacagacagacacacacagacagacagacacacacagacagacagacagacacacacagacagacagacagacacacacagacagacagacacacacatgcagacagacacacacagacagacagacacacacagacagacacacacacacagacagacagacacacacagacagacacattatgAATGTTACTATGGTTGTTGCAGGCAAATATTCTGGATGCTGCTGCAGGAGTCCACATCAGATTCAGACTGGGAGGGGTAAGTTCATTTTGTCAGTGCTAAAATGCACATTATAatctgggtggttcaagccccgaatgctgattggctgacagctgtgttAGATCATatgagaaagaaaaggagagcctcacactctaggagctcagatgcaataatttaataaccaACGTttggacagacaagctgtcttcttCAGACCCCGgtgtgacaaaacatgtattactgctgtaattatgttggtaaccagttttcaatagcaataaggcacctccgggtttgtggtatatggccaatataccacggctaagggctgtatccaggcactccgcgttgcatcGGGCATAAGaatagcccttagccgtggtatattggccatataccacacatcTCTGGGCCTTATTGCTTAGATAAACACCCATCACTCGCAATACTAATACCTGAATTTATTTCAAAATCTATCTGCGATGATTTAAGCAATACAAATAGATGTGTGCATGCTAATGTGAGATGagtttttctctctcctcacagacCTCCTTTCCACCGAGCATCTACTATAAGATCTACACCCATCGACCCATCGTGGACATGTGTGCTAACAGCCCCAAGGACTACACCCACCCGAGACAGAAGAGGTCCGTCCCCAGGCAGATACACAACGGGAGGACCCAGGTGCAGGACGACCATGCTGGCTGGTACCACCGCGTGGAGAACAACGGCTGGAGACTGCTCTCTGGGAAGGTGGTGCAGCAGTTCTGATTCAATGATATCACACTGTATCAGATGTGGGTTCAGTATGATATGGTTGGAACCGCCAACAGAGATACTTTGTTTGCCTTCATTGTTTTAGTGCAGTACTCAGCTACTCTGTGAAAGAAGAATCATTTGAGAAGTGCTGTGTACTCTCTCTGTATTGGTTCAGGCTGCTCTGTTAGGTGACATCATCACGTTGGAGACCAATGGCAAGAAGGTGGAGTTTCACCATTCCAAACTGCAGCGTCGTCAGGACGTGgacaggaggaagaagaggaggaagattgAATGGTTGAAGCAGATGTGAGTTAAGTGTGCATCCTTGCCTGCATCaactactcacctgttcactcacctgtaatTCAGCAACACTACTCACCTGTtccactcacctgtattcaacagcactactcacctattcactcacctgtattcaacagcactactcacctattcactcacctgtattcaacagcactactcacctgttcactcacctgtcttcaacagcactactcacctgttcactcaactgtattcaacagcactactcacctattcactcacctgtcttcaacagcactactcacctattcactcacctgtcttcaacagcactactcacctattcactcacctgtattcaacagcactactcacctattcactcacctgtattcaacagcactactcactaattcactcacctgtattcaacagcactactcacctgttcactcaactgtattcaacagcactactcacctgttcactcacctgtcttcaacagcactactcacctattcactcagctgtattcaacagcactactcacctattcactcacctgtattcaacagcactactcacctattcactcacctgtattcaacagcactactcacctgttcactcacctgtattcaacagcactactcacctattcactcacctgtattcaacagcactactcacctgttcactcacctgtattcaacagcactactcacctgttcactcacctgtattcaacagcactactcacctgttcactcacctttattcaacagcactactcacctgtattcaacagcactactcacctgttcactcacctgtattcaacagcactactcacctgttcactcacctgtcttcaacagcactactcacctattcactcacctgtattcaacagcactactcacctattcactcacctgtattcaacagcactactcacctgtattcaacagcactactcacctgtattcaacagcactactcacctgttcactcacctgtattcaacagcactactcacctgttcactcacctgtattcaacagcactactcacctgttcactcacctgtattcaacagcactactcacctattcactcacctgtattcaacagcactactcacctattcactcacctgtattcaacagcactactcacctattcactcacctgtattcaacagcactactcacctattcactcacctgtattcaacagcactactcacctgtattcaacagcactactcacctgttcactcacctgtattcaacagcactactca
The sequence above is a segment of the Oncorhynchus gorbuscha isolate QuinsamMale2020 ecotype Even-year unplaced genomic scaffold, OgorEven_v1.0 Un_scaffold_6880, whole genome shotgun sequence genome. Coding sequences within it:
- the LOC124029582 gene encoding protein MFI-like; the protein is MEKNNYAIESAPSSPPVEEMMEQDGRQQRVYHRAARMIQRTWRRHVDTRVFQYFKNLVRFRNQGDPRLLLKNVNPREANILDAAAGVHIRFRLGGTSFPPSIYYKIYTHRPIVDMCANSPKDYTHPRQKRSVPRQIHNGRTQVQDDHAGWYHRVENNGWRLLSGKAALLGDIITLETNGKKVEFHHSKLQRRQDVDRRKKRRKIEWLKQM